A region of Malaciobacter marinus DNA encodes the following proteins:
- the recR gene encoding recombination mediator RecR: MKKGLEKFYELVEAFESLPTIGKKSALRLAYHIVMNDNYCGIKLAHSIENAIKNITKCTRCGSMSEHEICEFCLDDSRNEKILCIVQSAKDIFIIEESKKFDGLYFVIEDLDEQSIDKLIDLVRENRVSDILFAITPSLANDAFILFIEDKLKNFDINFMKIAQGVPTGVSLENVDLISLSKAIESKVVI, from the coding sequence ATGAAAAAAGGATTAGAAAAATTTTATGAATTAGTTGAGGCTTTTGAGTCTCTTCCTACTATTGGAAAAAAATCAGCTTTAAGATTAGCTTATCATATAGTAATGAATGATAACTATTGTGGTATAAAATTAGCTCATAGCATTGAAAATGCTATAAAGAATATAACTAAATGTACAAGATGTGGTTCTATGAGTGAACATGAAATTTGTGAGTTTTGTTTAGATGATAGTAGAAATGAAAAAATTCTTTGTATAGTTCAAAGTGCAAAAGATATTTTTATAATCGAAGAGTCTAAAAAATTTGATGGATTATATTTTGTAATTGAAGATTTAGATGAACAAAGTATTGATAAATTAATAGATTTAGTAAGAGAAAATAGAGTAAGTGATATACTTTTTGCTATTACTCCATCACTTGCAAATGATGCTTTTATACTATTTATTGAAGATAAATTAAAAAATTTCGATATTAATTTTATGAAAATCGCACAAGGTGTACCAACAGGTGTTAGTTTAGAAAATGTTGATTTAATTTCTCTTTCAAAAGCAATTGAGAGTAAAGTTGTTATTTAA